Below is a genomic region from Lycium ferocissimum isolate CSIRO_LF1 unplaced genomic scaffold, AGI_CSIRO_Lferr_CH_V1 ctg4108, whole genome shotgun sequence.
AAAACTAAGTGCATTGATACTTAACGCTACAGACTCCAATAACCCCTTACAGAGAGCACTAAGATACACACTAATAAACTAGCTGCCTAATCTAGGACTGGACTCCTAACAAGAACCAGATCGATCGTAATACGTAAAACATTTGAACTACAAGTGATCACCCAATTAGACTCAAAGAAAGACTATCTAGGATTTGCTAAACTTGGATTCATCAATGTCAACACCTTCTTGAGCAGCACGTTCACCACCAGATTTGTCAGTGGAACTAAGTCCACCTTTTCGACCCATTTCTTGGTAGCCTTCTCTCCCTATCTGCTCTTTCCTTGTCTGTCCTCCTTTTTGACCTAGCTCTTGATAACCTTCTGTTCCTAGCTGCTCCTTTCTTGTTTGCCCTCCCCTACTTCGACCTTTATTTAATTCACCAACATCATACCTCATTAGccaaacaagaaaagaaaagggaacaaAAAGATTTAATACTTATTAAGAGTTCGTCCTCTTtaacaatttaaattttgacTAGTGAAAGAACAAAACTAGTCAGATTGCTTAATTTCGTATAAATTAAACCAAAGCagtactctctctctctctctccttccaAATTAATGTGTGAAGCTAAGCGTGGTGAACCCTTACCAAGGTTCAATTTGACTCCTCTTTCCTTTGAAtctaattgaattaaattaatttaatatttttcatttaaaatttaaatattcaaaaattacaaaaaaaatacatagaaatattagaaaatgtcaatcaaattttatgtaattcgaaaa
It encodes:
- the LOC132044285 gene encoding carrot ABA-induced in somatic embryos 3, coding for MASGQEERSHLDARARQGETVVPGGTGGKSLEAQEHLAQGRSRGGQTRKEQLGTEGYQELGQKGGQTRKEQIGREGYQEMGRKGGLSSTDKSGGERAAQEGVDIDESKFSKS